The proteins below come from a single Brassica oleracea var. oleracea cultivar TO1000 unplaced genomic scaffold, BOL UnpScaffold00722, whole genome shotgun sequence genomic window:
- the LOC106319958 gene encoding kunitz-type serine protease inhibitor DrTI-like → MSVCTHGKEEVKDYNGNSVKIGAKYFIQPAKSNGGGLVPAPINVYFFCPLGITQALLPYKPGLPVSFAYEPVIVDTDYIYTSTSINIEFRSEVWPVCDDFSKLWTVDVSSFAAKEPAIMVGGEKKSPNSLFKIEEATGAHTKKLTTSSGTVGTIPGAWLGAPQLIATNDEAKTLFVKFVKVDDDATKATTSTSRVDDVL, encoded by the exons ATGT CTGTCTGCACCCACGGCAAAGAAGAGGTGAAGGACTACAACGGAAATTCAGTTAAGATCGGTGCAAAATACTTCATCCAGCCGGCTAAGAGCAACGGCGGTGGTCTTGTTCCAGCCCCCATTAACGTGTACTTTTTTTGTCCACTTGGCATCACCCAAGCACTTCTTCCCTACAAACCGGGCCTGCCGGTTAGCTTCGCATATGAGCCAGTTATTGTCGACACAGACTACATTTACACATCTACCTCCATAAACATCGAGTTTAGGTCCGAGGTATGGCCTGTATGCGACGATTTTTCCAAGTTATGGACAGTCGATGTTTCCTCATTCGCAGCCAAGGAGCCTGCCATTATGGTCGGTGGTGAGAAGAAGAGCCCAAATAGCTTGTTTAAGATAGAAGAAGCTACAGGAGCACACACTAAAAAGTTGACCACCTCATCTGGAACCGTTGGAACCATCCCAGGGGCTTGGTTGGGTGCACCACAGCTAATTGCCACCAATGATGAGGCTAAGACCTTATTCGTCAAGTTCGTGAAGGTTGATGATGATGCTACTAAGGCTACTACTTCTACTTCACGTGTTGATGATGTGTTGTGA